One Gimesia chilikensis DNA segment encodes these proteins:
- the nusB gene encoding transcription antitermination factor NusB, which produces MSLRKQARQLVVQMLYQIDLNSDITAEEIRAMIDEHGRSKTVRAFAWELFTGVMEFKQQIDAEIVHVAENWSLKRMAVTDRNILRLGTYELLHTDTPSAVIIDEAVELAREFGSAQSSQFVNGILDKLVPGRHDENRAAPPLPTEPAPQPPVEEDPEEEDPPLKPGSPWAT; this is translated from the coding sequence ATGTCTCTCCGAAAACAGGCACGTCAGCTGGTCGTGCAAATGCTTTACCAGATCGACCTCAATTCTGACATCACTGCGGAAGAGATTCGCGCAATGATCGATGAGCATGGTCGCAGCAAAACAGTTCGCGCTTTCGCCTGGGAACTGTTTACCGGAGTGATGGAGTTCAAACAGCAGATCGATGCGGAAATCGTCCACGTCGCAGAGAACTGGTCCCTGAAGCGGATGGCGGTCACCGATCGTAACATCTTGAGACTGGGAACCTACGAACTGCTGCACACCGACACGCCGTCCGCGGTCATTATCGACGAAGCCGTCGAACTGGCTCGTGAATTCGGCAGTGCGCAGTCATCCCAGTTCGTTAACGGGATTCTGGACAAGCTCGTCCCCGGACGACACGACGAAAATCGTGCCGCCCCTCCTCTGCCAACTGAGCCTGCTCCTCAACCACCGGTGGAAGAAGATCCCGAAGAAGAAGATCCTCCACTGAAACCGGGCAGCCCCTGGGCTACTTAA
- the rho gene encoding transcription termination factor Rho → MAKSIKLQTSENDGLVASENIDGLDSNGKAGKTATRDQRADAISKAADERYEKIKQSEIHIADLQRLTMKELMQLAKEENLTEYTGLKKQDLIFKILKERTKVNGLMFGEGTLEILPDGFGFLRSPDYHYLPCPDDIYVSPSQIRRFGLRTGAIVAGQIRPPKENERYFALLRVEAVNGCDPEILTTKVFFDDLTPLHPKERLRLSSPAGNLSTRIVDLVAPVGMGQRGLIVSPPRAGKTVMLQEMAKCVLASHPGAYVFILLIDERPEEVTDMERQVGGDRCEVVSSTFDEPPSRHIQVSEMVIEKAKRMVEYGEDVVIFLDSITRLARAWNTEVPHSGKILSGGVDANALQHPKRFFGAARNVEEGGSLTIVATALVDTGSRMDEVIFEEFKGTGNTELHLDRRMVEKRIWPAIDVNKSGTRREELLMDEEELRRVWILRRVLNDMNPVDAMELLTNRMRRTKTNEEFLLSMNLG, encoded by the coding sequence ATGGCCAAATCCATAAAACTTCAGACCTCTGAAAATGACGGGCTTGTGGCTTCAGAAAATATAGACGGGTTAGACTCGAACGGTAAAGCGGGCAAAACCGCGACGCGAGATCAGCGCGCGGATGCCATTTCCAAAGCGGCTGATGAACGCTACGAAAAAATCAAACAGAGCGAAATCCACATCGCTGATCTGCAGCGGCTGACCATGAAAGAACTCATGCAGCTTGCCAAGGAAGAAAACCTCACGGAATACACCGGCCTGAAAAAACAGGACCTGATCTTCAAGATTCTGAAAGAACGGACCAAGGTTAATGGCCTCATGTTCGGCGAAGGAACTCTCGAGATCCTGCCGGACGGCTTCGGCTTCCTCCGCAGTCCCGATTACCATTACCTCCCCTGCCCGGATGACATTTACGTCTCGCCCAGCCAGATCCGACGCTTCGGATTACGCACCGGTGCGATCGTGGCAGGCCAGATTCGTCCGCCTAAAGAAAACGAACGTTACTTCGCACTGCTGCGAGTCGAAGCGGTCAACGGTTGTGACCCCGAAATTCTCACGACCAAAGTCTTCTTCGACGACCTGACCCCGCTGCACCCGAAAGAACGGCTCCGCCTCTCCTCACCGGCCGGCAACCTGAGCACGCGCATTGTCGATCTCGTGGCCCCCGTCGGTATGGGACAGCGTGGTCTGATCGTATCGCCTCCACGTGCCGGTAAAACGGTCATGCTGCAGGAAATGGCCAAGTGCGTTCTCGCCAGCCATCCCGGCGCGTACGTGTTCATCCTGCTGATTGACGAGCGCCCGGAAGAAGTCACCGACATGGAACGACAGGTCGGCGGCGACCGCTGCGAAGTCGTTTCCAGTACATTCGACGAACCGCCGAGCCGACACATTCAGGTTTCGGAAATGGTCATTGAAAAAGCCAAACGCATGGTGGAATACGGGGAAGACGTTGTTATCTTCCTGGATTCCATCACCCGTCTGGCCCGTGCCTGGAACACCGAAGTCCCGCACTCCGGTAAGATCCTCTCCGGTGGTGTAGACGCGAATGCCCTGCAGCACCCCAAACGGTTCTTCGGTGCCGCCCGTAACGTGGAAGAAGGGGGCAGCCTGACAATCGTTGCAACCGCCCTCGTCGATACCGGCAGCCGCATGGATGAAGTGATCTTCGAAGAATTCAAGGGGACCGGTAACACCGAACTGCACCTCGACCGTAGAATGGTCGAAAAGCGTATCTGGCCGGCCATCGATGTCAACAAGTCGGGTACCCGTCGCGAAGAATTGCTGATGGACGAAGAAGAACTCCGTCGCGTCTGGATCCTCAGACGGGTTCTCAACGATATGAATCCCGTTGATGCGATGGAACTGTTGACCAACCGGATGCGACGTACTAAAACGAACGAAGAATTCCTGCTGAGCATGAACCTGGGATAA
- a CDS encoding prolyl oligopeptidase family serine peptidase, whose product MDAAENSDQQNSEHKAEQSLLWLEEIEGEQALDWVKRQNAETLQVLTSDPRYQQYEREALEILTAADRITYGTLRGDFVYNFWRDPHHVRGIWRRMPRTQYQQKSKEWELLLDVDQLAKEEEENWIYKGVDCLAPDHDRCLVELAPGGTDSAVYREFDLPSRSFVQGGFSVPQAKSNLCWEDRDHLLIATDWGPGSLNSSGYARILKRWQRGTPLSAAETILETGEDETFVYPVNLKHNGRKSCFVMRGHDFYHFTFYLVTAEGTLQQLPLPQKCSLSSLFQDQLLVELKEDWRDFSAGALVSFSLSEFARTGEIADILSVYDPGQSGTISQVRSARDAVYVTGIEHVSSQIREFKFADNAWQGRLLPWGAGDVISISSSDSSSNDLLMSRDGFLQPGSLYYVNFQEGTETLLQSTPARFDTKGLTVKKSFAVSRDGTKVPYFLVHREEIPLDHSTPVLQYGYGGFEISILPHYSPLMGKLWLEKGGAYVLANIRGGGEYGPRWHEAALQENRQRAYDDFFAVAEAVQHQGVSSPKHYGAMGRSNGGLLMGVTLTQRPDLFNAIVCGVPLLDMKRFNKLLAGASWMAEYGNPDLPEQWEFISQYSPLQNLKPGQSYPRVYFFTSTKDDRVHPGHARKMAARMDQLGYDYFYYENIEGGHKGTANQQQEAMHSALEYLYLIRQLS is encoded by the coding sequence ATGGATGCAGCAGAAAATTCCGATCAGCAGAATTCAGAGCATAAGGCTGAACAGTCACTGCTCTGGCTCGAAGAAATTGAAGGGGAGCAGGCCCTGGACTGGGTGAAGCGGCAGAATGCCGAGACCCTGCAGGTGCTGACCAGCGATCCCCGTTATCAACAGTATGAACGGGAAGCCCTCGAAATTCTGACTGCGGCCGACCGGATTACCTACGGGACTCTGCGCGGAGATTTCGTCTATAACTTCTGGCGCGATCCACATCACGTGCGGGGAATCTGGCGTCGGATGCCCCGCACGCAGTATCAGCAGAAATCGAAAGAGTGGGAACTGCTGCTCGACGTCGATCAGCTGGCCAAAGAAGAAGAGGAAAACTGGATCTACAAAGGCGTCGACTGTCTGGCCCCGGATCACGACCGTTGCCTGGTGGAACTGGCACCGGGCGGAACGGACTCGGCCGTCTATCGTGAATTCGATCTTCCCTCGCGCTCGTTCGTGCAGGGGGGCTTTTCTGTGCCGCAGGCGAAGAGCAACCTCTGCTGGGAAGACCGTGATCATCTGCTGATTGCAACCGACTGGGGCCCAGGGAGTCTGAACTCATCGGGATATGCCCGCATTCTGAAACGCTGGCAGCGGGGAACGCCACTCTCGGCAGCGGAGACCATACTGGAAACGGGCGAAGACGAGACCTTCGTGTATCCCGTCAATCTGAAACACAACGGCCGAAAGAGCTGTTTCGTAATGCGGGGGCATGATTTTTATCACTTTACGTTTTACCTGGTGACTGCGGAGGGAACACTGCAGCAGCTGCCGCTGCCACAGAAATGCAGTCTGTCCAGCCTGTTCCAGGATCAGTTGCTGGTGGAACTGAAAGAGGACTGGCGTGACTTCTCAGCGGGAGCCCTGGTGAGTTTCTCCCTGTCCGAGTTTGCCCGGACGGGGGAAATTGCCGACATCTTGTCCGTGTATGATCCTGGCCAGAGTGGCACGATTTCTCAGGTCCGCTCTGCGCGGGATGCGGTTTATGTGACCGGAATCGAACATGTTTCCAGTCAGATCCGCGAATTCAAATTTGCTGACAACGCCTGGCAGGGGCGTCTGCTTCCCTGGGGAGCGGGAGATGTAATCTCCATCAGTTCTTCTGACAGCAGCAGTAATGACCTCCTGATGTCACGCGACGGATTTCTGCAGCCGGGCAGCCTGTACTATGTCAATTTTCAGGAGGGGACCGAAACGCTGCTGCAGTCGACGCCGGCCCGCTTTGATACCAAAGGTCTGACGGTGAAAAAATCATTTGCCGTCAGTCGCGACGGAACGAAGGTGCCCTATTTCCTGGTGCATCGCGAAGAGATCCCGCTGGATCATTCTACACCCGTCTTACAGTACGGCTATGGTGGTTTCGAGATTTCGATCCTGCCGCACTACAGTCCGCTGATGGGAAAACTCTGGCTGGAGAAAGGGGGCGCGTACGTGCTGGCTAACATTCGCGGTGGTGGCGAATACGGTCCCCGCTGGCACGAAGCGGCCCTGCAGGAGAACCGGCAGCGCGCCTACGATGACTTTTTCGCGGTTGCCGAAGCAGTGCAGCATCAGGGAGTGAGTTCGCCCAAACATTATGGGGCGATGGGCCGGAGTAACGGCGGACTCTTGATGGGAGTGACGCTGACGCAACGACCGGATCTGTTCAATGCCATCGTCTGCGGCGTACCGCTGCTGGATATGAAGCGTTTCAACAAGCTGCTGGCAGGCGCCAGCTGGATGGCGGAGTACGGAAATCCCGATCTCCCCGAACAGTGGGAGTTCATCAGCCAGTATTCGCCGCTGCAGAATCTGAAGCCGGGGCAGTCCTATCCCCGGGTTTACTTCTTTACATCAACCAAGGACGACCGCGTGCATCCCGGGCATGCGCGAAAGATGGCCGCCCGCATGGATCAACTGGGGTACGACTACTTTTATTATGAGAATATCGAAGGGGGCCACAAAGGGACGGCGAACCAGCAGCAGGAGGCAATGCACAGCGCCCTGGAATATCTGTATCTGATCCGGCAACTGAGTTAA
- the coaE gene encoding dephospho-CoA kinase (Dephospho-CoA kinase (CoaE) performs the final step in coenzyme A biosynthesis.), with protein sequence MSCHNAIPTIALIGGIGSGKSAVAKTVNSFRPIRVIDADKIGHEVLDFPEVQQKIRARFGSVVFNEQGIIIRKELARLVFGETKQHQEALDALEKIVHPKIHRRLEQEIMAARSLGQVDAILVDAAVILEAGWQKLCDHIVFIECPFEQRLHRVTENRGWSAAELTKRENQQLPLSEKRKLATTVIHNDKDLETAGHQLSRFIDSILPTEKETIQ encoded by the coding sequence GTGTCTTGTCATAATGCCATCCCTACGATTGCTCTGATTGGAGGAATCGGATCAGGTAAAAGTGCAGTAGCCAAAACAGTAAATTCATTTCGACCGATCAGAGTCATCGATGCCGACAAGATCGGACACGAAGTACTTGATTTCCCCGAAGTTCAACAGAAAATACGAGCCCGTTTCGGGTCTGTGGTGTTCAATGAACAGGGGATAATAATACGTAAAGAACTCGCCAGACTCGTTTTTGGAGAAACAAAGCAACACCAGGAAGCATTAGACGCACTTGAAAAGATTGTCCATCCCAAGATTCATCGGAGGTTGGAACAGGAAATCATGGCAGCCCGGTCCCTGGGACAGGTTGATGCCATCCTGGTAGACGCCGCCGTGATTCTGGAAGCGGGATGGCAAAAGCTGTGTGATCACATCGTTTTTATTGAGTGTCCCTTTGAGCAACGCCTGCACAGAGTGACTGAGAATCGAGGGTGGTCAGCAGCAGAATTAACCAAACGGGAGAATCAACAGTTGCCTCTCTCAGAAAAGCGTAAACTGGCAACCACCGTGATTCACAATGACAAAGACCTGGAAACAGCAGGTCATCAATTATCCAGATTCATCGATTCAATACTGCCAACAGAAAAAGAAACAATTCAATGA
- the polA gene encoding DNA polymerase I, whose protein sequence is MKETLYIIDTFSLVFQVFHAVPAMTSPAGQPTNAIFGITRDILNIIKSQAPDYLIFAMDSSGPGTRNDVYPEYKANRTEMPEDLRPQIPHIMDVVRGFQVPIIECPGWEADDVFATIARQAREKGIDTVIVTNDKDARQLINEAVRLYNIRKDKFMDAQAVEDDWGVRPDQVIDFQSLVGDSVDNIPGVPLVGPKKAQTLIEQFGSLEEVLANADKAKGPKLQQNLKEFADQARMSRELVTLNQNLNLSVDWEASRLTHPDRERLRELFMDFGFRRFAEEMKKDFTKPEEVEPQERIRETVDTEAAFEKFVALLKKQDEFCVDLETTGLKPAEAEIVGWAISWEKHSGYYIPVEGPPGQPALDPQLVLSQLKPLLEDPEILITNQNIKYDMVVLMRAGVFLQGVSIDPMVASYLLNAGERGHSLDKLSERYLQHTMIPISELIGSGKQQKKMFEVEIDKVAEYAVEDAEIAWQLSRILKDELQQHNLWDLYWDLERPLIPILAEMEFTGIRVDIDELKQQSQALDERLTTLIEEIHSLAGHEFNIASPLQLRTVLFEELNLPVVKKTKTGPSTDQSVLEKLAPLHELPAKITEHRHLSKLKSTYLDALPELVNPETGRIHASFNQVVAATGRLSSSDPNLQNIPIRTPEGRLIRKAFIPQDETWRLLCADYSQIELRVLAHLSQDEALSQAFREGADIHTAVAADIFRVAPVDVDSDMRRTAKAVNFGVIYGQSPFGLSEAIGIPQNEAAGFIDDYFDRYQGVREFLDQILEDCASKNYVTTICGRKREIQGVRGGVQKQLNMPERTAINTVIQGSAADLIKQAMINVSQRLKDEAHPGRMLMQIHDELVFEVPVGELESLGEIVQCEMESAMDLEVPLIVDMSSGLNWLEQTSLGSD, encoded by the coding sequence ATGAAAGAAACACTTTACATCATTGATACGTTTTCTCTGGTATTTCAGGTTTTTCACGCTGTGCCGGCCATGACCAGTCCTGCGGGTCAACCGACCAATGCCATCTTTGGCATTACGCGGGACATTCTGAACATCATCAAAAGCCAGGCCCCCGACTACCTGATCTTCGCCATGGATTCCAGCGGACCGGGCACCCGGAATGATGTTTACCCCGAGTATAAAGCGAATCGCACCGAGATGCCGGAAGACCTCCGGCCCCAGATTCCGCACATCATGGACGTCGTGCGGGGATTTCAGGTTCCGATTATCGAATGTCCGGGTTGGGAAGCTGATGACGTTTTTGCCACCATCGCCCGCCAGGCCCGGGAAAAAGGCATCGATACTGTGATCGTCACCAACGATAAGGATGCCCGCCAGCTGATTAACGAAGCCGTACGGCTCTACAACATTCGCAAAGACAAGTTCATGGACGCCCAGGCCGTCGAAGACGACTGGGGCGTGCGACCGGATCAGGTCATCGATTTTCAGTCACTCGTGGGAGACAGCGTCGACAATATCCCCGGTGTCCCCCTCGTCGGGCCCAAGAAGGCACAAACCCTGATTGAGCAGTTCGGCTCCCTGGAAGAGGTGCTCGCCAATGCGGATAAAGCCAAAGGCCCCAAACTGCAGCAGAATCTGAAAGAATTCGCCGACCAGGCCCGCATGTCCCGCGAGCTGGTAACACTGAATCAGAACCTGAACCTCAGCGTTGACTGGGAAGCCTCCCGCCTGACACATCCCGACCGGGAACGGCTGCGCGAGCTGTTCATGGATTTCGGTTTCCGTCGCTTCGCCGAGGAGATGAAAAAAGACTTCACCAAACCAGAGGAAGTCGAACCGCAGGAACGCATCCGGGAGACCGTCGACACTGAAGCCGCCTTCGAGAAATTCGTGGCGCTGCTCAAGAAACAGGACGAATTCTGCGTCGACCTGGAAACCACCGGCCTGAAACCAGCCGAAGCGGAAATCGTCGGCTGGGCCATCAGCTGGGAAAAGCACAGCGGCTATTACATTCCCGTTGAAGGTCCTCCGGGGCAGCCGGCCCTTGATCCTCAACTGGTACTCAGCCAGCTCAAACCACTGCTGGAAGACCCCGAGATCCTGATTACGAATCAGAACATCAAGTACGATATGGTGGTGCTGATGCGGGCCGGCGTCTTTCTGCAGGGCGTCAGCATCGATCCGATGGTCGCTTCCTACCTGCTCAATGCCGGCGAACGGGGACACAGCCTGGACAAGCTGTCCGAACGCTATCTGCAACACACCATGATTCCCATTTCGGAACTGATTGGCTCCGGAAAACAGCAGAAAAAGATGTTCGAAGTCGAAATCGACAAGGTCGCTGAATACGCGGTCGAAGATGCCGAGATCGCCTGGCAACTCTCCCGGATACTCAAGGATGAACTGCAGCAACATAACCTGTGGGACCTGTACTGGGACCTGGAACGTCCGCTGATTCCGATCCTCGCCGAGATGGAATTCACCGGCATCCGCGTCGACATCGATGAACTCAAGCAGCAGAGCCAGGCGCTGGACGAACGACTGACAACGCTCATCGAAGAGATCCACTCACTGGCTGGCCATGAATTCAACATCGCCTCTCCGCTGCAGCTCCGCACGGTGCTTTTCGAGGAGCTGAATCTGCCCGTCGTCAAAAAAACGAAAACCGGCCCCAGTACCGATCAGAGTGTGCTGGAGAAGCTGGCCCCGTTACACGAGCTGCCTGCGAAAATCACCGAACACCGGCACCTCTCCAAGTTGAAGAGCACCTACCTTGATGCCCTGCCCGAGCTGGTCAATCCGGAAACCGGACGCATTCACGCCAGCTTCAACCAGGTGGTCGCTGCCACCGGACGTCTGAGTTCCAGTGACCCGAATCTGCAGAACATCCCGATCCGCACACCGGAAGGGCGTCTGATCCGTAAAGCCTTCATTCCGCAGGATGAAACCTGGCGGTTGCTCTGTGCGGACTATTCGCAGATTGAACTCCGCGTGCTGGCCCACCTCAGCCAGGACGAAGCCCTCAGCCAGGCCTTCCGGGAAGGAGCCGACATTCATACCGCGGTCGCCGCCGATATCTTCCGCGTCGCCCCGGTTGACGTCGACAGTGACATGCGGCGGACTGCCAAAGCGGTGAACTTCGGTGTGATTTACGGTCAGAGTCCCTTCGGTCTCTCCGAAGCGATCGGCATCCCTCAGAATGAAGCCGCCGGTTTCATTGATGATTACTTTGATCGATACCAGGGTGTCCGGGAGTTCCTGGATCAGATCCTGGAGGATTGTGCCAGCAAGAATTACGTCACGACCATCTGTGGCAGAAAACGTGAGATTCAGGGCGTGCGAGGCGGCGTTCAGAAACAGTTGAATATGCCCGAACGGACCGCCATCAATACCGTCATTCAGGGGTCAGCCGCCGACCTGATCAAGCAGGCGATGATCAACGTCAGCCAGCGACTCAAAGACGAAGCACACCCCGGCCGGATGCTGATGCAGATTCATGACGAACTGGTCTTCGAAGTTCCGGTGGGCGAACTGGAATCGCTGGGAGAAATTGTACAGTGCGAGATGGAATCAGCCATGGATCTGGAGGTGCCTCTGATCGTCGATATGTCGTCCGGGCTGAACTGGCTGGAACAGACGTCTCTGGGAAGTGACTGA
- a CDS encoding DEAD/DEAH box helicase, translating into MSTDVSEQTKFTDFALSQPVLAALETLGYQTPTPIQAQTIPHLLEGRDLVGQAQTGTGKTAAFALPLLSNIDLEVKAPQVLVLAPTRELAIQVSESFKDYGSELQGLQVLPIYGGASFRDQLQPLKRGVHVVVGTPGRVMDHMRRGTLKMDQLRCLVLDEADEMLRMGFIDDVEWILEQTPENHQTTLFSATMPDAIRRIAVNYLQSPEEITVKVKTRTADTIHQRFWLAKGHHKMDALTRILEVEETDGVIIFVRTKSITTELAEKLEARGFLSAPLNGDIPQRQRELTVGRLKAGHVNIVIATDVAARGLDVDRISHVINYDLPGDSEAYVHRIGRTGRAGRTGHAITFVSPRETRSLSNIERAIKHKLERMDLPTIEAINERRTARFKESITSAMSAPDFGMFRKLLGEYQADTNCSEIEIAAALACLHQGKRPLFLKESPRQETRKPRDTDGHKPPQGERRFNKDKDRTERPRKREFSDSPEEGMERFKLQVGHNHGVKPGNIVGAIANEANLDSQYIGRINIFDEFSTVDLPEGMPRNIFRALKNVWVAGQQLRISRWESPETFAGKKKRFKGKQKHKQQKA; encoded by the coding sequence ATGTCAACTGATGTCTCTGAGCAGACAAAATTCACTGATTTTGCGCTTTCACAACCCGTTCTCGCTGCACTTGAGACCCTGGGCTACCAGACACCCACCCCAATTCAGGCACAAACGATCCCGCATCTGCTGGAAGGTCGTGACCTGGTAGGTCAGGCACAGACGGGAACCGGCAAAACAGCCGCGTTCGCCCTCCCCCTGCTCTCAAATATCGATCTGGAAGTCAAAGCACCCCAGGTTCTGGTGCTGGCTCCGACCCGGGAACTGGCGATCCAGGTCTCTGAGTCGTTCAAAGATTACGGTTCGGAACTGCAGGGTCTGCAGGTTCTTCCCATCTACGGAGGCGCCAGCTTCCGCGACCAGCTGCAACCCCTGAAACGGGGCGTGCATGTCGTAGTGGGAACCCCCGGACGCGTCATGGACCATATGCGTCGTGGTACTCTGAAAATGGACCAGCTCCGCTGCCTCGTACTCGATGAAGCAGACGAAATGCTGCGTATGGGCTTCATTGACGACGTGGAATGGATTCTGGAACAGACCCCTGAGAACCATCAGACCACACTCTTTTCCGCAACGATGCCTGATGCCATCCGTCGCATCGCAGTTAACTACCTGCAGTCGCCGGAAGAGATTACCGTTAAAGTCAAAACACGCACCGCCGATACCATTCATCAGCGTTTCTGGCTCGCGAAAGGGCACCATAAAATGGATGCTCTGACCCGCATCCTGGAAGTAGAAGAAACCGACGGCGTGATCATCTTTGTCCGCACCAAGAGCATCACCACTGAGCTGGCTGAAAAACTGGAAGCCCGCGGCTTCCTGTCGGCTCCGTTGAATGGTGATATTCCTCAAAGGCAGCGTGAACTTACTGTCGGCAGACTGAAAGCCGGCCATGTCAACATTGTCATCGCCACTGATGTCGCTGCCCGCGGACTGGACGTGGACCGTATCAGTCACGTGATCAACTACGATCTGCCAGGGGACTCCGAAGCCTACGTGCACCGCATCGGACGAACGGGACGTGCCGGCCGAACCGGCCACGCGATCACTTTCGTTTCTCCCCGGGAAACCCGCTCGCTGTCCAACATTGAACGGGCCATCAAACACAAACTGGAACGCATGGACCTGCCCACGATCGAAGCGATCAATGAACGTCGCACCGCTCGTTTCAAGGAATCCATCACCAGCGCCATGAGTGCTCCCGATTTTGGCATGTTCCGCAAGCTGCTCGGCGAATACCAGGCTGACACCAACTGCTCGGAAATCGAAATCGCCGCTGCCCTGGCCTGCCTGCATCAGGGCAAACGCCCTCTGTTTCTCAAGGAATCACCCCGGCAGGAAACTCGCAAGCCGCGCGACACTGACGGCCACAAACCGCCTCAAGGCGAACGTCGTTTCAACAAAGACAAAGACCGTACGGAACGTCCCCGCAAACGGGAATTCAGCGATTCACCGGAAGAGGGTATGGAACGCTTCAAGCTGCAGGTGGGTCACAATCATGGCGTCAAACCAGGCAACATCGTTGGTGCTATCGCTAACGAAGCCAACCTGGACAGCCAGTACATCGGCCGCATCAATATCTTTGATGAATTCAGTACCGTCGATCTTCCTGAAGGGATGCCCCGGAATATCTTCCGTGCTTTGAAGAATGTCTGGGTAGCTGGCCAGCAGTTACGGATTTCCCGCTGGGAATCACCCGAAACCTTTGCCGGCAAGAAGAAACGCTTCAAAGGCAAACAGAAACACAAGCAGCAGAAAGCCTAA
- the ribH gene encoding 6,7-dimethyl-8-ribityllumazine synthase, translated as MNHKLIEGNLLARDANYAIVVSRWNELITRRLLDGALETFRRHGGSEEKISVYWVPGSFELPLVADKLAKSGRFQAVCCLGAVIQGSTMHHDYINHQVAAGIMRSSQESGIPVLFGVLTCETMEQAMDRAGGKVGNKGSEAALAAIEMVNLLDSIDQDQPSA; from the coding sequence ATGAACCACAAACTGATTGAAGGCAACCTGCTGGCCCGCGATGCGAACTATGCAATTGTTGTATCCCGCTGGAATGAACTGATTACCCGCCGTCTGCTGGATGGCGCACTGGAAACATTCCGTCGTCACGGTGGTTCCGAAGAGAAAATTTCTGTCTACTGGGTGCCCGGTTCCTTCGAGCTGCCGCTCGTCGCTGATAAACTGGCCAAAAGTGGACGCTTTCAGGCAGTCTGCTGCCTCGGTGCCGTCATTCAGGGCAGCACCATGCACCACGATTACATCAATCACCAGGTGGCTGCAGGCATCATGCGCAGCAGCCAGGAGAGCGGAATTCCCGTTCTGTTTGGTGTTTTAACCTGTGAAACAATGGAACAGGCCATGGATCGGGCCGGTGGAAAAGTCGGCAATAAAGGGAGTGAAGCCGCTCTGGCCGCGATTGAGATGGTCAATCTGTTAGACTCGATTGATCAGGATCAGCCATCCGCCTGA